The following coding sequences are from one Nicotiana tomentosiformis chromosome 3, ASM39032v3, whole genome shotgun sequence window:
- the LOC104102956 gene encoding pentatricopeptide repeat-containing protein At2g30780-like, with protein sequence MMKRVWRISDASQTEAILQRFSENYRKHSWCYTIARASANTLWVRGLAGGAASSQPAWSQVFALFADRWSHADSLVKQDLRERVSHLRDELLACSGDAEKIERILADRGVLLFRRYADGSAVVELLKQLKSSPQLALQAFDWRRRQLDYWTPMTAEEYSKAIVVAGRLKNVDLAAELFKEASNKQLKSTSLYNALMTAYMFNGLAVKCQSVFRDLKREATCTPTIVTYNILISVFGRLMLIDHMEATLREINDLNICPNVSTYNNLIAGYITAWMWDDVEKTYRIMKAGGVTPDLATHLLMLRGYAHSGKLDKMEEIYELVKGHVDQYGIPLIRSMICAYSKSSDVNKVQKIEELMRLIPKDDYRPWLNVILICLYAKEDLLDEMENSINEAFKRNTSVTTVGVMLCIISSYFRNNAVDELANFVSRAECAGWKICRSLYHCKMVMYASQRRLIEMEQVLGEMDKVNLDCSKKTFWILLKAYTTWGEKDKLHQVLGMMCKHGYGIPTNG encoded by the exons ATGATGAAGAGGGTATGGAGAATCTCGGATGCTTCCCAGACGGAAGCAATTCTCCAAAGATTTTCTGAAAATTATAGAAAACATTCATGGTGTTACACGATTGCACGAGCTTCAGCTAATACGTTGTGGGTTCGAGGACTAGCAGGCGGAGCAGCTTCTTCCCAACCTGCCTGGTCACAGGTATTTGCTTTGTTCGCAGACAGGTGGAGTCACGCTGATTCATTGGTCAAACAGGATCTGAGAGAAAGGGTTTCACATTTAAGGGATGAGTTGCTAGCTTGCAGTGGTGATGCTGAAAAGATTGAGAGAATATTAGCAGATAGAGGGGTTTTGTTGTTTAGGAGGTATGCAGATGGTTCTGCGGTTGTTGAGCTCTTAAAACAGCTAAAATCTTCTCCCCAATTAGCGCTCCAG GCTTTTGACTGGAGGAGAAGACAATTGGATTACTGGACTCCCATGACAGCTGAGGAGTATTCCAAGGCTATTGTTGTGGCTGGAAGGTTAAAGAATGTTGATCTTGCAGCTGAACTATTCAAAGAGGCTTCCAACAAGCAACTCAAGTCCACCTCTTTATATAACGCCCTTATGACTGCTTATATGTTCAATGGTTTGGCTGTAAAGTGTCAATCAGTTTTTCGGGACTTGAAGAGGGAAGCAACATGTACTCCAACTATTGTAACATACAACATACTTATCTCGGTGTTTGGTAGATTAATGTTGATAGATCACATGGAGGCAACCTTACGGGAAATAAATGATTTGAATATCTGCCCAAATGTTAGTACATACAACAATTTAATTGCTGGGTATATCACAGCGTGGATGTGGGATGATGTGGAGAAGACATATAGAATCATGAAGGCAGGAGGTGTCACACCTGATCTTGCTACCCATTTATTGATGCTTCGAGGATATGCACATTCTGGTAAGTTGGATAAGATGGAAGAGATCTATGAGCTTGTCAAAGGTCATGTTGATCAGTACGGGATCCCATTAATTCGATCTATGATATGTGCTTACAGTAAAAGTTCTGACGTAAATAAAGTTCAAAAGATTGAAGAGTTGATGAGGTTGATTCCTAAAGATGATTATAGGCCTTGGTTGAATGTCATATTAATCTGTCTGTATGCAAAGGAGGATTTATTAGACGAGATGGAAAATTCAATAAATGAGGCATTTAAACGTAACACGTCCGTCACAACAGTTGGTgtcatgctttgcatcatttcaAGTTATTTCCGAAACAATGCAGTAGACGAGCTTGCTAATTTTGTTAGCCGTGCAGAATGTGCTGGTTGGAAAATATGTAGGTCCCTTTACCACTGCAAGATGGTTATGTATGCTTCACAAAGGCGACTCATTGAAATGGAGCAAGTTCTTGGCGAGATGGATAAAGTGAACTTGGACTGTTCAAAGAAAACGTTTTGGATATTACTTAAAGCCTACACAACGTGGGGGGAAAAGGATAAACTTCATCAGGTCTTGGGTATGATGTGCAAGCATGGATATGGAATTCCTACGAATGGATGA